The Georgenia sp. TF02-10 genome window below encodes:
- the rplL gene encoding 50S ribosomal protein L7/L12 — translation MAKLSTEELIDAFKELTLIELSEFVKQFEETFDVTAAAPVAVAAAAPAGGGAGEEAAEEKDEFDVILDAVGDKKIQVIKEVRALTSLGLKEAKDLVDGAPKPVLEGVNREAADKAKEALEGAGATVTLK, via the coding sequence ATGGCGAAGCTCAGCACCGAAGAGCTCATCGACGCTTTCAAGGAGCTCACGCTCATCGAGCTCTCCGAGTTCGTCAAGCAGTTCGAGGAGACCTTCGACGTCACCGCCGCCGCTCCCGTCGCCGTTGCCGCCGCCGCCCCGGCCGGTGGTGGCGCCGGTGAGGAGGCCGCCGAGGAGAAGGACGAGTTCGACGTCATCCTCGACGCCGTCGGCGACAAGAAGATCCAGGTCATCAAGGAGGTCCGCGCGCTGACCTCCCTCGGCCTCAAGGAGGCCAAGGACCTCGTCGACGGCGCCCCCAAGCCCGTCCTCGAGGGCGTCAACCGGGAGGCCGCGGACAAGGCCAAGGAGGCCCTGGAGGGCGCCGGCGCCACCGTCACCCTCAAGTGA